In a single window of the Magnolia sinica isolate HGM2019 chromosome 7, MsV1, whole genome shotgun sequence genome:
- the LOC131250804 gene encoding uncharacterized protein LOC131250804 isoform X4 codes for MECDMESGSTTAEALTSCPKKDQIQSAVGPESTDLTGAEIGVEPELEVIPVAPDDSKPHVGREFESKEAAIEFYNAYAKLCGFSVCLNQVKKSQKLKVMVFRAMSCSKEGKSERKFLENSDRKRAPRPITRIGCPARLEVRREAENRWVVTKFIEKHCHILTDAELDCEMSKFVRQNGLRRLFKRFINAAVKSELTFAFAMERIMRLTEELKEMAKEDALIVGHNHAPIEQVSTDMWQEPMCSSKGVCIDFGSGLALSSTDILFHDLNIMRDNVCCTNKRFKCVKELAISGKVGAGAGTGTGTGVVEGTWMLN; via the exons ATGGAATGCGACATGGAAAGTGGTTCAACAACAGCAGAGGCATTAACTTCATGTCCAAAGAAAGATCAGATTCAATCAGCTGTTGGCCCAGAGTCCACAG ATCTTACTGGGGCTGAAATAGGTGTGGAACCTGAATTGGAGGTTATACCGGTAGCACCTGATGACAGCAAACCGCATGTTGGGAGGGAATTTGAATCAAAAGAGGCTGCCATAGAATTCTATAATGCATATGCCAAGCTATGTGGCTTTAGCGTATGCCTTAATCAAGTAAAAAAATCCCAGAAGTTGAAGGTTATGGTTTTCCGAGCTATGTCTTGTTCCAAAGAAGGGAAGAGTGAAAGGAAGTTTCTAGAGAATTCAGACCGCAAGAGAGCTCCGAGACCAATCACTAGAATTGGTTGTCCTGCAAGGCTTGAGGTTAGAAGGGAAGCGGAGAATAGATGGGTTGTGACAAAGTTCATTGAGAAACACTGTCATATCTTGACGGACGCAGAGCTTGATTGTGAAATGTCAAAGTTTGTTCGGCAGAATGGCTTAAGACGTCTTTTCAAAAGGTTTATAAATGCAGCGGTGAAGTCAGAACTGACTTTTGCATTTGCCATGGAACGCATTATGAGGTTAACTGAAGAACTCAAAGAGATGGCTAAAGAAGACGCTTTAATTGTAGGGCATAACCATGCTCCAATCGAGCAGGTTAGTACCGATATGTGGCAAGAGCCAATGTGTTCTTCAAAAGGAGTTTGCATCGACTTTGGAAGTGGGCTAGCTCTATCTTCGACCGATATCTTGTTCCATGATCTGAACATCATGCGAGACAATGTTTGTTGTACGAACAAAAGATTCAAGTGTGTTAAGGAGCTTGCTATCAGTGGCAAAGTGGGGGCAGGGGCAGGGACAGGGACAGGGACAGGTGTTGTGGAAGGAACGTGGATGCTGAATTAG
- the LOC131250804 gene encoding uncharacterized protein LOC131250804 isoform X2, with amino-acid sequence MECDMESGSTTAEALTSCPKKDQIQSAVGPESTGSGDFAQPALVVGSVDPISSIEHVMSVDLTGAEIGVEPELEVIPVAPDDSKPHVGREFESKEAAIEFYNAYAKLCGFSVCLNQVKKSQKLKVMVFRAMSCSKEGKSERKFLENSDRKRAPRPITRIGCPARLEVRREAENRWVVTKFIEKHCHILTDAELDCEMSKFVRQNGLRRLFKRFINAAVKSELTFAFAMERIMRLTEELKEMAKEDALIVGHNHAPIEQVSTDMWQEPMCSSKGVCIDFGSGLALSSTDILFHDLNIMRDNVCCTNKRFKCVKELAISGKVGAGAGTGTGTGVVEGTWMLN; translated from the coding sequence ATGGAATGCGACATGGAAAGTGGTTCAACAACAGCAGAGGCATTAACTTCATGTCCAAAGAAAGATCAGATTCAATCAGCTGTTGGCCCAGAGTCCACAGGTTCTGGTGACTTTGCACAGCCCGCATTGGTAGTAGGATCTGTAGACCCAATTTCGTCTATTGAACATGTTATGTCTGTAGATCTTACTGGGGCTGAAATAGGTGTGGAACCTGAATTGGAGGTTATACCGGTAGCACCTGATGACAGCAAACCGCATGTTGGGAGGGAATTTGAATCAAAAGAGGCTGCCATAGAATTCTATAATGCATATGCCAAGCTATGTGGCTTTAGCGTATGCCTTAATCAAGTAAAAAAATCCCAGAAGTTGAAGGTTATGGTTTTCCGAGCTATGTCTTGTTCCAAAGAAGGGAAGAGTGAAAGGAAGTTTCTAGAGAATTCAGACCGCAAGAGAGCTCCGAGACCAATCACTAGAATTGGTTGTCCTGCAAGGCTTGAGGTTAGAAGGGAAGCGGAGAATAGATGGGTTGTGACAAAGTTCATTGAGAAACACTGTCATATCTTGACGGACGCAGAGCTTGATTGTGAAATGTCAAAGTTTGTTCGGCAGAATGGCTTAAGACGTCTTTTCAAAAGGTTTATAAATGCAGCGGTGAAGTCAGAACTGACTTTTGCATTTGCCATGGAACGCATTATGAGGTTAACTGAAGAACTCAAAGAGATGGCTAAAGAAGACGCTTTAATTGTAGGGCATAACCATGCTCCAATCGAGCAGGTTAGTACCGATATGTGGCAAGAGCCAATGTGTTCTTCAAAAGGAGTTTGCATCGACTTTGGAAGTGGGCTAGCTCTATCTTCGACCGATATCTTGTTCCATGATCTGAACATCATGCGAGACAATGTTTGTTGTACGAACAAAAGATTCAAGTGTGTTAAGGAGCTTGCTATCAGTGGCAAAGTGGGGGCAGGGGCAGGGACAGGGACAGGGACAGGTGTTGTGGAAGGAACGTGGATGCTGAATTAG
- the LOC131250798 gene encoding putative disease resistance protein RGA3 isoform X3: MVDSIVDSLVSLAIENLAKVVKDEVVLLEGVTNEIKKLSSTFTSIQAVLKDAETRRLKDDEVKNWLERLKDVAYDVDDILDEWMTETLKSQAPDEDSRSCFSKKKVRSFLSSVNCFNHVVLRHKIGSAITEVRGRLDDIEKDKNQLRLRVDSGERVDSEVRRGEIRERETGSLPNRLSIVGREDEKNKILEFLLGESSGEVEKVYAVISIVGMGGLGKTTLAQLAYNDEEVKKHFDTRMWVCVSEDFDVKRITKSSIESATGTGCESLDLAPLQDHLRRMLHSKRFLLVLDDVWSTNNEMWDKLIPPYQEGARGSRIIVTTRSEDVARAMGRGRIHKLASLSFDDCWLLFSHGALEHRSAEERSELDVIGKEIVKKCGGVPLAAKTIGSALGSRRTRREWELILESDVWNSHDVLQGILPALLLSYYDLPPALKQCFAYFSVFPKDWEIEKDMIVKLWVAQGFIRSDRSRDMEEIGGLYFDDLLRRSLLQDAELHYVQKYKMHDLVHDLAQSVAGSECSVVEMRKQSSLNLNNLRHLFLIDSDDAGDSDEEVDSDGAGDRDWATLYKAQKLRTLLLHDSRKVPNNLFHHLRHLRALDLNYNTSIQKLPRTVGKLKHLRYLDLSETEIEELPEEVSNCRNLQTLKLNWCRRLKKLPRGMGKMISLRHVELEYTRELKYLPQGIGKLSSLQTLRKFIVGGDDEGCKWGELKHLNHLQGSLLITVLENVRSRDEAREAELNKKQYLHSLTFYYNAREDESSGDDEQKRTEEVLEILQPHTNLKELVILRYGGSKVPNGWLGQLKALQTLEIKFCPKLRSLQRSCNTSPCFKNWTSGTVQS, translated from the coding sequence ATGGTTGATTCGATCGTTGATTCACTGGTTTCACTTGCCATAGAAAATTTGGCCAAAGTTGTTAAAGATGAGGTGGTTTTGTTGGAGGGTGTCACCAACGAGATCAAAAAGCTTTCCAGTACGTTCACCTCGATCCAAGCTGTGCTTAAAGATGCTGAAACTCGGCGACTGAAGGACGATGAAGTGAAGAACTGGTTGGAGAGGCTCAAAGACGTGGCCTACGATGTGGATGACATACTAGATGAATGGATGACGGAAACTCTCAAATCACAAGCACCTGATGAAGATAGTAGGTCCTGTTTCAGCAAGAAGAAGGTAAGAAGCTTCCTGTCGTCTGTTAACTGTTTCAATCATGTCGTGTTACGCCACAAAATTGGGAGTGCGATAACGGAGGTGAGGGGTAGATTAGATGATATTGAAAAAGATAAGAACCAATTGCGTCTTAGAGTTGATAGTGGGGAGAGGGTGGATAGTGAAGTGAGGCGGGGAGAGATCAGAGAGCGAGAGACTGGCTCCCTACCCAATCGACTGTCAATTGTAGGTAGagaagatgaaaaaaataaaattctagaaTTCCTGCTGGGGGAGAGTAGTGGAGAGGTGGAGAAGGTGTATGCTGTCATTTCAATCGTTGGAATGGGGGGCTTGGGCAAAACCACCCTTGCTCAGCTCGCCTACAATGATGAGGAAGTGAAGAAGCATTTTGATACGAGAATGTGGGTGTGTGTATCTGAAGATTTTGACGTGAAACGGATTACAAAATCAAGCATAGAATCTGCAACTGGGACTGGTTGCGAGTCATTAGACTTGGCCCCATTGCAGGATCACCTCCGTCGTATGTTGCACTCAAAGCGATTCTTACTTGTGCTTGATGATGTTTGGAGCACTAACAATGAGATGTGGGACAAGCTGATACCTCCCTACCAAGAAGGTGCACGGGGGAGTCGAATCATTGTAACCACTCGCAGTGAAGATGTTGCACGGGCGATGGGAAGGGGTCGCATACATAAACTGGCGAGCTTATCCTTTGACGATTGCTGGTTATTGTTCAGCCATGGAGCGCTTGAGCATCGGAGTGCAGAAGAGCGTTCAGAGTTGGATGTGATTGGAAAGGAAATTGTAAAGAAATGTGGAGGGGTGCCTCTCGCAGCAAAGACAATAGGGAGTGCCTTGGGCTCGAGAAGGACGAGAAGGGAGTGGGAGCTCATCTTGGAAAGCGATGTATGGAATTCACATGATGTCTTACAAGGCATTTTACCAGCTTTGTTACTCAGCTACTATGACTTGCCTCCTGCTTTGAAGCAATGCTTTGCATATTTCTCCGTCTTTCCGAAAGATTGGGAGATAGAGAAGGATATGATAGTCAAGTTATGGGTGGCACAAGGTTTCATCCGCTCCGATAGAAGCAGAGATATGGAGGAAATTGGTGGGCTATATTTCGATGATTTACTAAGACGCTCGTTGCTCCAAGATGCAGAACTCCACTATGTGCAGAAGTAcaagatgcatgatttagttcatgATCTTGCACAATCTGTTGCAGGAAGTGAGTGTTCAGTGGTGGAGATGAGAAAGCAATCCTCATTGAACCTAAATAATCTCCGCCATTTGTTTTTAATTGACAGTGATGACGCAGGTGACAGTGATGAGGAAGTTGACAGTGATGGCGCAGGTGACAGAGATTGGGCCACCTTGTATAAGGCACAAAAGTTGCGGACGTTGTTGCTACACGACTCAAGAAAGGTGCCAAACAATTTATTTCATCATCTCAGGCACCTCAGGGCATTGGACTTGAATTACAACACTAGCATTCAGAAACTGCCTCGAACAGTTGGAAAATTGAAGCACTTGAGATATCTTGATTTATCAGAGACAGAGATAGAGGAGTTGCCAGAGGAGGTGAGTAATTGTAGAAATTTACAGACCTTGAAACTCAATTGGTGTCGTAGGCTTAAAAAACTTCCTAGAGGGATGGGGAAAATGATTAGCTTGAGACATGTAGAACTAGAATACACTCGTGAGTTGAAGTACTTACCGCAGGGCATAGGGAAACTAAGTAGCCTTCAGACATTAAGAAAGTTCATAGTGGGGGGTGACGATGAAGGATGTAAATGGGGAGAACTGAAACACCTCAATCATCTTCAAGGAAGTCTTCTAATTACTGTCTTGGAAAATGTGAGGAGCAGAGACGAAGCTAGAGAGGCAGAACTAAATAAGAAGCAGTACCTTCATTCTCTAACCTTCTATTACAACGCCAGGGAAGATGAATCATCGGGTGATGATGAGCAGAAGAGAACAGAGGAGGTGCTTGAAATCCTGCAGCCCCACACAAACTTGAAAGAGTTGGTAATACTGAGATACGGAGGTTCCAAGGTTCCCAA